A genomic stretch from Arvicanthis niloticus isolate mArvNil1 chromosome 12, mArvNil1.pat.X, whole genome shotgun sequence includes:
- the LOC117717960 gene encoding olfactory receptor 7A40, with the protein MELKNDTQTSKFILLGISEDPLWQPFLLGLFLFMYLVTLLGNLLIIIATIIDSHLHTPMYFFLSNLSFADICFTSVSIPKMLVNIQTKNKVITYEGCISQVYFFILFGVLDNFLLAVMAYDRYVAICHPLHYTVIMNRRLCGLLVLGSWITTALNSLLQSSMALRLSFCTDLKIPHFVCELNQLVLLACNDTFPNDMVMYFAAVLLGGGPLAGILYSYSKIVSSIRAISSSQGKYKAFSTCASHLSVVSLFYSTLLGVYLSSSFTQNSHSTARASVMYSVVTPMLNPFIYSLRNKDLMGALRRLFGRKP; encoded by the coding sequence ATGGAGTTGAAAAATGACACACAAACTTCAAAATTTATTCTCCTGGGAATTTCAGAGGATCCTCTATGGCAACCCTTCCTTTTGGGACTATTTTTGTTCATGTACCTGGTCACTCTGCTTGGGAACCTGCTCATTATCATTGCCACCATCATAGATTCCcatctccacacacccatgtacttcttcctttccaacctGTCTTTTGCTGACATCTGCTTTACTTCTGTTAGCATACCGAAGATGCTAGTGAATATACAGACGAAGAATAAGGTGATAACATATGAAGGCTGCATTTCCCAAGTATACTTTTTTATACTCTTTGGAGTTTTGGACAACTTTCTTCTAGCTGTGATGGCTTATGACCGATATGTGGCAATCTGTCACCCTCTGCACTATACGGTCATCATGAACCGTCGCCTCTGTGGATTATTAGTTTTGGGATCCTGGATCACAACAGCATTGAATTCCTTGCTGCAAAGTTCAATGGCACTGCGGTTGTCCTTCTGTACAGACTTGAAAATTCCCCATTTTGTTTGTGAGCTTAATCAACTGGTACTACTTGCCTGTAATGACACATTTCCTAATGACATGGTGATGTACTTTGCAGCTGTACTACTGGGTGGTGGTCCTCTTGCTGGCATCCTTTACTCTTATTCTAAGATAGTTTCCTCCATACGTGCAATCTCATCATCACAGGGGAAGTACAAAGCATTCTCCACCTGTGCATCCCACCTCTCTGTCGTTTCATTATTCTATTCTACACTCTTGGGTGTGTACCTTAGTTCTTCTTTTACCCAAAACTCACACTCAACTGCACGAGCATCAGTTATGTACAGTGTGGTCACCCCCATGTTGAACCCATTCATCTACAGTCTAAGGAATAAGGACTTAATGGGAGCTCTGAGAAGGCTCTTTGGAAGGAAGCCATGA